TACTATCCATGATAATACTCCCGCACCTCCAGCATAAGCTGCTGTATATAATGATCCAAATAACCATCCGGAACCAATAACTCCACCTAGTGATAAAAATAATAATTCCCATTTGTTTAGTGCTCTTCTTAATTGTCTATCAGAAACTGTTCCATAATCTTTAATTCCTTTTACTCCTCCTTCTCCTTCTTTTGCCATAATTTTAATAGGTTGTTAAATAGTTTAAAAACTTATCTAATATTTGCATGCTAATTAATTCTAGATTCTATACAATAAGTATACATACTTTAACATAAGATGATGAGTAGTTATAAATATGATATAAACTTTAATTATTTAAATGAATTAAATACTTTAAATAGTACATTTAATAGAAGTAAAGATTATATAATTTGCAAATTATGAATCAGACAAGTCTATGTAATTATCTAAAATATTAGATTTAAAAATGGCAAAATTTTAAAATACTTTATAAATAATAAATATCTTCATTTATTATAAAATATTACTGTTTTGAAATTTCCTTCTTAAATTCTTCTGCTGCTTTCTTAATATCTTCCATAGATGCTTCGTCTTCCATTGTTGATATATCTCCAGTAGTAGAACCTTGCATTACTGCCTTTATTACTCTTCTCATTACTTTTCCAGATCTAGTCTTTGGTAATTTTTCAACAAAATGTATCTTAGGTGTAACTATTGGTCCCATAACTTTTCTTACATGCTCTTGAATGTCCTTAGCTAACTGATCTGAAGGAGAAACTCCTTCTTTCAGTACTATAAAAGCATGGACTTCTTCTCCTTTTACTGGATCTGGAAGACCTATTACCGCAGCTTCGGCAACTGATGGATGAGATGTAATAGCTGATTCTACTTCTCCTGCTCCTATCCTATGAGCTGCAACCTTTAATGTTTCATCTGCTCTACCTAATACCCATACATACCCATCCCCATCTATCATAGCGTAGTCTCCAGGATAATATAAGGAAGCAAACTTAGAGAAGTAAGTCTTCTTTAATCTTTCGTTTCCTGCATCATTCCACATACCTATCATCATATATGGCGGGAATGGTGGCCTCATAACTAGATATCCTCTTTCTCTAGCCTTTGTCTTATTTCCTTGATCATCTAATACTTCAATTATATTTCCAGGTAAAGGATATCCAGATGCTGGACCAGACTTCATTGGCATATAAACTAAACCTGGTAAATATCCTAAATTTGGAGCACCTGTTTCTGTTTGCCACCATTGATGTGACATAAATACTTTTCCGCTTCCTACTACTTCTAATCCCCATTTCCATGGAGAATAATTTAATACTTCGCCGTTAGTAACTATTATTCTTAAAGAAGATAAATCATGACTTTTTACGTAATCATCTCCATATTTCATAAATGACCTTAGGGCTGTGGCAGATGTACCAAAAGTCGTTGCTTTATATCTTTCAATCATTTCAGCCCATTTATCCGGATAAGGATAATATGGTGCACTTTCATAAATTATTACTGTTCTGCCCATAACTAATGGTGCATAAGTTATGTAAGAATGCCCAACAATCCATCCTATATCTGACGTATTAAATAGAACATCGTTTTCTTGACTTAAACCATAGCTCCATAGTAACATAGTAGAAGTCCCTACTAGATATCCGCCAGTTGAATGCACTATACCTTTTGGTTTTCCTGTTGTTCCAGAAGTATAAAGAATGAATAGAGGATCAGTAGCATCCATTGGTTCTGGCTCTATGTATTTATATTTACCAATCTGGTCAAAGTACACATCTCTCGTTTCTTTGAAAGAAATTTCAGTACCTAATCTTTTATATACTAAAACATGAGATACTGGTGATTTATCACCTAATTTATCCAGAGCCTCATCAACGATTTTTTTCAATTCTACTATCTTTCCAGTTCTAGGATAAGCATCTGCTGTTACTACTACTTTAGCTGATGAATCAGCTATTCTGTCAGCTAATGCCTGGGATCCAAAACCAGCAAATACTACGCTATGTATAGCACCTATTCTAGCACAAGCTAATTTTGCAAATATGCCTTCTGGCGTCAAAGGCATATAAATAACTACTCTATCTCCTTTCTGTACTCCTAATTGTTTTAATGCATTTGCCCATCTATTTACTTCATAGAATAAGTCTTGATATGTTATTATTTTTCTTTCTCCTCTTTCACTTTCCCATATTATTGCTGCCTTGAATTTCCTGCTAGAGTTTAAGTGCCTATCTGCAGCATTATAGGAGGCATTTAATTTTCCTCCTATAAACCATTTTGTTAATGGATCTTCTTGTTTGAACGTTTCTTTCCAAGGCTCAAACCATGTTATTAAATCTTGAGCTAGATCTCCCCAGAATTTAGCTGGGTCTTCTACACTCCTCTTGAAAAGATAATTGTAATATCTCATGTTATAATCTGCTTTTTCTTCTAAATTTTGTTCCTGCACTTCTTTAGCTTCAACCATAATATATCATATAAGTATGCTTATACATTATTAAAAAATATTATCTTATATTAATCGCTCCATTTTATTACTGATTTTATTTCTCCTTTTGGCTTCTTTTCAAGAATTGTATTCGCCTCCTCTGGAGAAACTACAGTAGTTATCATTCTGTTTAATAATTCTCCATATTTTTCTTTCCACATTGTTAAATAATTAACTGATTCTTTAAAATTCATTTTATTAGCATTTACGCTTCCTATTACTGCTATGTTATTTTCTACCATAAAACTAACTAAATCTGCATCAATAGGAGTTTTGTCTCCAGTTTCAGTTCCAAAAAGTACTAGTATTCCATTTTTGTTTATTTTACTGAGTAAGGGTATAAACGCTGATGGAAATCCGCTAGAGTCTACAATTATATCGGCTTTAGGTAATTTATTCATTTCTTCAGATTTTGTAGTATTAACGAATTGTGCATTTATCCTTTTTGATACGTACTCTTCTGCTGGTGAAGGATCTCTCCTATTTAGCATAAATACATTAAAACCGTATGTTCTTAATAAAATGGAATAAAATGTTCCTATAGGTCCAGTTCCTACAACGTAAGCATTTCTGCAATCGTATGCCCCATCTGGACAATTCCAAACCATTCTTCTTTGTACTTGCATTACCTCATCAATAGCTTTAACAACATTAGACAATGGTTCAGTTAATACTGCAATATCTTTTATGCTTTCTGGAACTCTAACTAAATACATTTCATCGTCAACGAATTCTTCTCTCATGAATCCATGCTTACCTCTTATTCCTGCTTCTACAAAATTTCCAGTTTCACAGAAGTCTTGTCTACCTATTTTACAGTTTAGACAAACGCCACAGCCTCTTCTAACAACTGGAACTACATAATCGCCTTTCTTAAACTCTGTAACATCCTCTCCTACTTCTTCAATTATGCCAAAGGCTTCATGACCTAAAATTAGTTCATCCCACCCTTCAGGAGCTCTTACAAATGATAATTTATTGTTAACTAATCCTCTATCAGTCCCGCATACTCCAGTATATAAAGTCTTTATTCTAACTTGGTTTTTACCTAATTTTTCCTCTAAATCAATATTTTTAACTTCCATTCCTATTACATGAGGTTTAATTACTATTGCTTTCATATTCATATTTTAGCTGTAAAGTTTAAAAACATTCCAGATTTTTCTAATATCAAATGCAGTAAATACAGATAATAAAAAAGAAATTACTGTAGAAATGAATTATTTATTATTTTCTCCTTAATATTATTAAGACTATAGCCAATATTATTATAACAATTATCGCAATATAATAATAATTTGATATTGGAGTAGATGAGGTAGACGATATTGAAGATGTGACGCTTTGAGGAGTAGATGAACTAGATGAAGATGAACTAGGAGATGTATATCCATATACTACTAGATACGTATTAGAAGGATCATCAAATACTACTATTTTACCATTAATTTCGAAATAGTTAGTAGAATTCAACTTAATATACGTATTATTAATAATTTTAAATACTGTAAATGCATTTCCTAATGCAGTAACATTAAATACAACATATCCAGATTGATTTATTTCTATTTTTTGTGCTAAATATGCCTTCCCAGAAATGTTTATATTGGTTTCTTTCACTATTGCATGAACTAATGCCACATTATGTACTTGATTATTAATAATTACAATATAGAATGAAGTTGAATTTATCCTAAGGTTAATAAGATTTGCATGCTCATTATTTACAATAACTTTATGGAATATTGTAATATTGGCAGACGATTCTACTGAGTTATTAAATTGCATAACTAATATTGGAACTCCATTATAGGTAAAATATACTTGGTTGTAAGGATGAGAAGTTACATAATCTGAAGAGACATAGACTATTATTGTCTCTCCACTCTCATAATTAACAATAAATCTTGAAAATAAGGAGATATTTGGGCTACTAAAATAAGAGTATACGTTATGAACATATCCTACTACACTACCATTTATTCCATAAAATTCTAGTGTAGTAAAATTAAAGTCTAAAGATCCTCTCATTTCCATTATATCTAAGTTATTTCCTATTCCTAATCCCTTCCATTCTATAGCTGGCAATATAGATCCATTAAAGTACGCCTTAGTAACTATATAGCCATTAGACTGCGAGGAAATATTAGTACCATTTACGTAAAAAGATTGTACTAATGGAGTGTATCTTCTAGGTAATTGAACATTTAAGTATTCAGTAGTTGAATAAATGATCTCATTACTTATTTTTACTTTGGCTAAATTAACCGATATCTGCTTTGTAAAAGTACCATATTTGCTAATATTAATGGATATATTGGTAAATGATGTTCCATTTAAAAATTGTAATATAATTTGACTTGAACTATTAGTATATGCAAAGGTATTTATTGTAGATGAGGATGTTGTTAATCCTGACCATGCTAATTCTGTTATTCCACTTGATTCAACAATAACTCTAGATAAATATGGTAATGAAGAGTAAATAGAAATGCTATTATTTCTTGAAATAGTTATATTTACTGTTCCAGAAATTTGTTCAACTCCAGTACTAGTAAGATAATATACTGTAGTGTATTTTTTGATTTCGACATGAGAAGAATTACCTATATAAGTCTCGTTACTTACTTTATACATTTCTGAATTAAATATACCCATTGAAGATTCACGTAAAAAGCTTGAATATTTATGATAATACACTAAAAAGGAATTATCAGTAGCATGTGCATAACTTTGTGGAACATATACAAAAACCATAGGTAAAAGCAAAACAAATAATAATATTGGTTTCCAATTCATTTGGATTAACTCTTTCTCAGAAATATTTAAATCTTGCTTTTAGTCTAATGAAAGTGTATTTGGTTAGATATGGTTAAATATATTAAATATCTATTATTTAAATAAATTGTTATCTAGATGCAAAATATTAATACCAAGCGATTATTTTAAAAATATAATTAATTAGTATGAAGTTATGAACGTAGTAACTGGAGGAGCTGGATATATAGGAGGACATTTGATTGATTCTCTGGTCTCAAATAATGAAGAAGTCATAAGTATAGATGACTTTTCTTATGGTAATTATATTAATCCTAAATCTAAAGTAGTTAAATTTGATTTAAGAAAAGGGTATCCAGAAATTCCTAAAGATAGTATAATATTCCACTTAGCAGCAAATCCTGACGTTAGAACTTCAATG
This genomic window from Acidianus manzaensis contains:
- the acs gene encoding acetate--CoA ligase, producing the protein MVEAKEVQEQNLEEKADYNMRYYNYLFKRSVEDPAKFWGDLAQDLITWFEPWKETFKQEDPLTKWFIGGKLNASYNAADRHLNSSRKFKAAIIWESERGERKIITYQDLFYEVNRWANALKQLGVQKGDRVVIYMPLTPEGIFAKLACARIGAIHSVVFAGFGSQALADRIADSSAKVVVTADAYPRTGKIVELKKIVDEALDKLGDKSPVSHVLVYKRLGTEISFKETRDVYFDQIGKYKYIEPEPMDATDPLFILYTSGTTGKPKGIVHSTGGYLVGTSTMLLWSYGLSQENDVLFNTSDIGWIVGHSYITYAPLVMGRTVIIYESAPYYPYPDKWAEMIERYKATTFGTSATALRSFMKYGDDYVKSHDLSSLRIIVTNGEVLNYSPWKWGLEVVGSGKVFMSHQWWQTETGAPNLGYLPGLVYMPMKSGPASGYPLPGNIIEVLDDQGNKTKARERGYLVMRPPFPPYMMIGMWNDAGNERLKKTYFSKFASLYYPGDYAMIDGDGYVWVLGRADETLKVAAHRIGAGEVESAITSHPSVAEAAVIGLPDPVKGEEVHAFIVLKEGVSPSDQLAKDIQEHVRKVMGPIVTPKIHFVEKLPKTRSGKVMRRVIKAVMQGSTTGDISTMEDEASMEDIKKAAEEFKKEISKQ
- a CDS encoding glucose 1-dehydrogenase, which produces MKAIVIKPHVIGMEVKNIDLEEKLGKNQVRIKTLYTGVCGTDRGLVNNKLSFVRAPEGWDELILGHEAFGIIEEVGEDVTEFKKGDYVVPVVRRGCGVCLNCKIGRQDFCETGNFVEAGIRGKHGFMREEFVDDEMYLVRVPESIKDIAVLTEPLSNVVKAIDEVMQVQRRMVWNCPDGAYDCRNAYVVGTGPIGTFYSILLRTYGFNVFMLNRRDPSPAEEYVSKRINAQFVNTTKSEEMNKLPKADIIVDSSGFPSAFIPLLSKINKNGILVLFGTETGDKTPIDADLVSFMVENNIAVIGSVNANKMNFKESVNYLTMWKEKYGELLNRMITTVVSPEEANTILEKKPKGEIKSVIKWSD